A single Hippopotamus amphibius kiboko isolate mHipAmp2 chromosome 5, mHipAmp2.hap2, whole genome shotgun sequence DNA region contains:
- the RPS20 gene encoding 40S ribosomal protein S20 encodes MAFKDTGKTPVEPEVAIHRIRITLTSRNVKSLEKVCADLIRGAKEKNLKVKGPVRMPTKTLRITTRKTPCGEGSKTWDRFQMRIHKRLIDLHSPSEIVKQITSISIEPGVEVEVTIADA; translated from the exons ATG GCTTTTAAAGATACTGGGAAGACGCCCGTGGAGCCGGAGGTGGCGATTCACCGGATTAGAATCACCCTCACCAGCCGCAACGTGAAGTCTTTGGAGAAGG TGTGTGCCGACCTGATCAGAGGCGCgaaggaaaagaatctcaaagtGAAAGGCCCCGTTCGGATGCCTACCAAG ACTCTGAGGATAACTACAAGGAAAACTCCTTGTGGTGAAGGTTCTAAGACTTGGGATCGTTTCCAGATGAGGATCCACAAGCGACTCATTGACCTGCACAGCCCTTCCGAGATTGTCAAGCAGATCACGTCCATCAGCATTGAGCCAGGGGTCGAGGTTGAAGTCACCATTGCAGATGCTTAA